Proteins encoded in a region of the Pieris brassicae chromosome 3, ilPieBrab1.1, whole genome shotgun sequence genome:
- the LOC123707514 gene encoding collagen and calcium-binding EGF domain-containing protein 1-like isoform X2, translating to MRAPLSNAAFILLSVYTTRVFATPQDTGYFAEDGYHDDVVDVVDKRSACPTDRVLRSRETCRVGGADVQCIRLHCCETHNYIAGRCVPKTVDPCSLRLCEQACEVRDERMWCTCHPGFTFSEDNYRRKRQPYCIDIDECADNKAGCEHTCRNDPGGYHCECPAPYTVAPDGSKCVPPVAIAVPEPLPLVRAASRCYASCDTVSWLSRKVKQLSDQLHTSQTALRKLLENPALKEDDDRFAEGTRAYRVLDATVPLEGGYCRCERGPRGPPGPSGMDGPKGDEGPRGPRGARGPKGSLDLMLLLLADIRHDIRNLEARVYKNGEKPERFNLQKAWRQQRKQERLDRENGTLRDLEAYTAPSIMGPDNDEVEIHTHGEIPRDTTTAWSMESVQTEAVELAEMDEKLRQFHKLASANNNDDEDVDTDYDYSFY from the exons ATGCGCGCGCCGCTGAGCAATGCGGCTTTTATTCTCCTTTCTGTTTATACCACCCGGGTATTTGCCACACCTCAGGATACAGGATATTTCGCTGAAGATGGTTACCATGACGACGTTGTAGATGT CGTGGATAAGCGGTCAGCCTGCCCGACAGACAGAGTACTACGGTCGCGGGAGACGTGTAGGGTAGGGGGTGCTGATGTCCAATGCATTCGACTGCATTGCTGCGAAACTCATAATTATATAGCTGGAAG ATGTGTCCCCAAAACAGTGGATCCCTGCAGTTTGCGGCTGTGCGAGCAAGCGTGTGAGGTGCGAGACGAACGCATGTGGTGTACCTGTCACCCCGGCTTTACGTTTAGCGAGGATAACTACAGAAGGAAGAGGCAGCCATATTGCAttg ATATAGACGAATGTGCGGACAATAAGGCAGGATGTGAGCACACATGTCGGAATGATCCAGGCGGATATCATTGCGAATGTCCTGCACCCTACACAGTTGCACCAGACGGCAGTAAGTGTGTCCCACCAGTAGCAATAGCAGTGCCC GAACCTCTGCCGTTGGTAAGAGCAGCGTCCCGGTGCTACGCTTCCTGCGACACTGTGTCGTGGCTCTCCAGAAAGGTGAAACAACTTAGTGATCAGTTACACACTTCACAGACAGCGCTTAGAAAACTACTAGAGAACCCGGCGTTAAAAGAAG ATGATGACAGATTTGCGGAAGGAACTCGTGCGTACAGAGTCCTTGACGCTACTGTGCCACTGGAAGGCGGTTATTGTCGATGTGAAAGAGGGCCTAGG GGTCCTCCAGGTCCATCTGGTATGGATGGTCCGAAGGGGGATGAAGGGCCAAGAGGACCTCGTGGTGCCCGAGGGCCGAAGGGATCATTGGACCTTATGCTACTACTCCTAGCAGACATACGGCACGATATACGTAACTTGGAGGCTagagtttataaaaatggtgAAAA ACCAGAACGCTTCAACCTACAGAAAGCATGGCGCCAGCAGAGGAAGCAAGAGCGGCTTGACCGAGAGAACGGGACGTTACGGGATCTCGAAGCATACACAGCGCCCTCTATAATGGGTCCAGACAACGACGAAGTCGAAATACATACTCATG GCGAAATTCCCCGTGACACAACAACAGCGTGGTCGATGGAAAGCGTTCAAACGGAAGCCGTTGAGTTAGCTGAAATGGACGAGAAACTACGTCAGTTTCACAAGTTGGCCAGCGCCAATAACAATGATGATGAGGACGTTGACACCGACTACGATTATAGCTTCTATTAA
- the LOC123707514 gene encoding collagen and calcium-binding EGF domain-containing protein 1-like isoform X1: MRAPLSNAAFILLSVYTTRVFATPQDTGYFAEDGYHDDVVDVVDKRSACPTDRVLRSRETCRVGGADVQCIRLHCCETHNYIAGRCVPKTVDPCSLRLCEQACEVRDERMWCTCHPGFTFSEDNYRRKRQPYCIDIDECADNKAGCEHTCRNDPGGYHCECPAPYTVAPDGSKCVPPVAIAVPEPLPLVRAASRCYASCDTVSWLSRKVKQLSDQLHTSQTALRKLLENPALKEDDDRFAEGTRAYRVLDATVPLEGGYCRCERGPRGPPGPSGMDGPKGDEGPRGPRGARGPKGSLDLMLLLLADIRHDIRNLEARVYKNGEKPERFNLQKAWRQQRKQERLDRENGTLRDLEAYTAPSIMGPDNDEVEIHTHGLTGEIPRDTTTAWSMESVQTEAVELAEMDEKLRQFHKLASANNNDDEDVDTDYDYSFY, from the exons ATGCGCGCGCCGCTGAGCAATGCGGCTTTTATTCTCCTTTCTGTTTATACCACCCGGGTATTTGCCACACCTCAGGATACAGGATATTTCGCTGAAGATGGTTACCATGACGACGTTGTAGATGT CGTGGATAAGCGGTCAGCCTGCCCGACAGACAGAGTACTACGGTCGCGGGAGACGTGTAGGGTAGGGGGTGCTGATGTCCAATGCATTCGACTGCATTGCTGCGAAACTCATAATTATATAGCTGGAAG ATGTGTCCCCAAAACAGTGGATCCCTGCAGTTTGCGGCTGTGCGAGCAAGCGTGTGAGGTGCGAGACGAACGCATGTGGTGTACCTGTCACCCCGGCTTTACGTTTAGCGAGGATAACTACAGAAGGAAGAGGCAGCCATATTGCAttg ATATAGACGAATGTGCGGACAATAAGGCAGGATGTGAGCACACATGTCGGAATGATCCAGGCGGATATCATTGCGAATGTCCTGCACCCTACACAGTTGCACCAGACGGCAGTAAGTGTGTCCCACCAGTAGCAATAGCAGTGCCC GAACCTCTGCCGTTGGTAAGAGCAGCGTCCCGGTGCTACGCTTCCTGCGACACTGTGTCGTGGCTCTCCAGAAAGGTGAAACAACTTAGTGATCAGTTACACACTTCACAGACAGCGCTTAGAAAACTACTAGAGAACCCGGCGTTAAAAGAAG ATGATGACAGATTTGCGGAAGGAACTCGTGCGTACAGAGTCCTTGACGCTACTGTGCCACTGGAAGGCGGTTATTGTCGATGTGAAAGAGGGCCTAGG GGTCCTCCAGGTCCATCTGGTATGGATGGTCCGAAGGGGGATGAAGGGCCAAGAGGACCTCGTGGTGCCCGAGGGCCGAAGGGATCATTGGACCTTATGCTACTACTCCTAGCAGACATACGGCACGATATACGTAACTTGGAGGCTagagtttataaaaatggtgAAAA ACCAGAACGCTTCAACCTACAGAAAGCATGGCGCCAGCAGAGGAAGCAAGAGCGGCTTGACCGAGAGAACGGGACGTTACGGGATCTCGAAGCATACACAGCGCCCTCTATAATGGGTCCAGACAACGACGAAGTCGAAATACATACTCATG GTTTAACAGGCGAAATTCCCCGTGACACAACAACAGCGTGGTCGATGGAAAGCGTTCAAACGGAAGCCGTTGAGTTAGCTGAAATGGACGAGAAACTACGTCAGTTTCACAAGTTGGCCAGCGCCAATAACAATGATGATGAGGACGTTGACACCGACTACGATTATAGCTTCTATTAA
- the LOC123707344 gene encoding neuroendocrine convertase 1-like — protein MLVECLLIKTFISMTASYDWASGSHNYHEVHNGFNSIKDYIDEWTVEVPGGEEVAQLVALELGYEYDGPILGFPDLYGFRVHNKNRRTPSEHTGTLASDDRIRWAEQLFTKKRAKRNPMPVSGEEELLRVKRIDTPGNASERDRRSIRNLFNDELWGYEWYLQDTRRNDILPRLDLNVLPVYTRGFNGQGVRISILDDGIEHNHTDLRDNYDKEISWDCNDHDSDPFPRPDRQNRNSHGTRCAGEIAMTANNEKCGVGVAWGAKLGGIRMLDGRITDRVEGEALGFAWDKVDIYSASWGPNDDGKTVEGPGKLALEAFKRGVKRGRGGKGNIYVWANGNGGRHNDNCNCDGYSSSIYTISIGSTSQQGLFPWYGETCSSTLATAYSSGAYKDQKIVTTDTNDSCTLGHTGTSAAAPLAAGIIALALQANLNLTWRDIQHIIVWTSEYAPLSSNYGWQTNGIGLRFNVRFGFGLLNADALVAKALNWTTVPEKQIYERTSTHSYGEISSNKPIELLIAVECSVNYLEHVELITNIQYTRRGDLEVYLISPIGTKVQLLNPRPKDNSNKGFVNWPLTSVVTWGENPNGVWKVIVHDSTNENNVGNVGLLRLIIHGTEEMPHHMKSEPRKYKQEFAKIFDVIDSNETPGLQKSAEDYGTAYMDEELYRNHHSRYFSN, from the exons atgcTAGTAGAATGCTTGctaataaaaacgtttatatCTATGACTGCGAGTTATGACTGGGCATCAGGATCCCATAACTATCATGAAGTGCATAACGGGTTTAATAGTATCAAGGATTACATAGATGAATGGACGGTGGAAGTTCCCGGTGGCGAAGAAGTGGCACAGCTGGTCGCTCTCGAGTTGGGATACGAGTACGACGGGCCG ATCCTAGGATTCCCGGACTTGTACGGGTTTAgagtacataataaaaaccgTCGCACCCCAAGTGAACACACAGGCACACTTGCCAGTGACGATAGG atacgATGGGCAGAGCAGCTTTTTACTAAAAAGCGCGCCAAACGTAACCCTATGCCGGTCTCAGGAGAGGAAGAACTTCTAAGAGTAAAAAGGATAGATACACCAGGCAATGCAAGTGAAAGAGATAGACGTAGTATCAGAAATTTGTTCAATGATGAACTTTGGGGCTACGAATGGTATTTA CAAGATACGCGAAGAAATGATATTCTCCCTCGTTTGGATCTCAATGTGCTGCCGGTGTATACAAGGGGATTCAACGGGCAAGGAGTTCGCATCTCCATACTTGACGATGGAATTGAGCACAACCACACAGACCTCAGGGACAATTAC GATAAAGAGATTAGCTGGGACTGCAACGATCACGACTCAGATCCATTTCCAAGACCGGACCGGCAAAATCGTAACTCGCATGGAACTAGATGTGCTGGAGAA atcGCAATGACTGCTAACAACGAAAAATGTGGCGTAGGCGTGGCTTGGGGAGCAAAATTAGGTGGAATCAGAATGCTCGATGGACGAATAACTGACCGCGTTGAAGGAGAGGCCTTGG gaTTTGCTTGGGATAAAGTTGATATCTATAGTGCTTCGTGGGGTCCCAATGATGACGGTAAGACCGTTGAGGGGCCCGGCAAACTTGCCCTTGAAGCTTTTAAAAGAGGTGTTAAGCGCGGGCGGGGAGGAAAaggaaatatttatgtatgggCTAATGGAAATGGCGGCAGACACAACGATAATTGCAATTGTGACGG ttattcttCAAGCATCTACACGATATCAATAGGCAGCACCTCCCAACAGGGATTGTTTCCATGGTATGGCGAAACGTGCTCATCAACTCTTGCTACTGCATACTCTTCTGGTGCCTATAAAGATCAGAAAATT gTAACAACAGATACGAACGATTCATGCACACTTGGTCATACCGGCACTTCGGCCGCTGCTCCACTAGCAGCTGGAATTATAGCTTTGGCTCTGCAAGCGAA TCTGAACTTAACATGGCGGGACATTCAACACATAATCGTCTGGACGTCTGAATATGCTCCATTATCCTCGAATTATGGATGGCAAACAAATGG AATTGGATTACGTTTCAATGTTCGTTTTGGGTTTGGTCTTCTGAATGCGGACGCACTTGTAGCAAAAGCTTTGAACTGGACGACAGTTCCAGAAAAGCAAATTTACGAACGAACTTCTAC aCACTCATATGGTGAAATATCATCTAATAAACCTATAGAATTATTGATAGCCGTGGAATGTAGCGTGAATTATTTGGAACATGTTGAGCTGATTACTAACATACAATACACTAGACGTGGGGATTTagaagtatatttaatttcgcCAATtg GTACCAAAGTGCAATTACTAAACCCTCGACCTAAGGACAACTCTAATAAAGGGTTTGTGAATTGGCCCTTGACCTCTGTCGTGACGTGGGGTGAAAATCCAAATGGGGTCTGGAAGGTTATCGTACACGATTCG ACAAATGAAAATAACGTGGGTAATGTGGGACTTCTTCGCCTCATCATACACGGCACCGAGGAGATGCCCCATCATATGAAAAGCGAACCAAGAAAATACAAGCAAGAATTTGCTAAAATTTTTGACGTAATCGATTCAAACGAAACACCAGGGCTACAGAAGTCTGCAGAAGATTACGGAACCGCTTATATGGACGAGGAACTGTATAGAAATCATCATAGTCGATATTTCTCTAactag
- the LOC123707345 gene encoding clavesin-1-like — MPFIDIAFAAEISRYEDPEFEEVARRNCNEDPDKRQSAIEELRSMIYERGLCNPRRMDDAYLLRFLRCRRFIPALAHKLMVRYEDFRRKNAYLYNCSAFGLQKVKNVYGGTLPDSPENGRITLMRFGRWDSEEIPIEDVVRCALIMDEIAAMQPRLQILGVTIIVDLEGLGVRHVSKLTRTVAGQIVALMGVSFPIHIHAVHVVNYNWFISTFFSLFKQFIPTAAWARLHFHGYDMASLHKHIDPEYLPPEYGGQCPHVISTEEWLRKIDIFKDDFMVQELRELGFVVESEKCTRRVCSSKS, encoded by the exons ATGCCGTTCATCGACATCGCATTCGCAGCTGAGATCAGCCGGTATGAAGACCCGGAGTTTGAGGAGGTAGCTCGACGGAACTGCAATGAGGATCCGGACAAACGACAGTCGGCTATCGAAGAGCTTAGGAGTATGATCTATG agcGGGGCTTGTGTAATCCTCGTCGAATGGATGATGCATACCTTCTTCGCTTTCTTCGGTGTAGGAGATTTATACCGGCGCTTGCACATAAATTG ATGGTTCGATATGAAGACTTTAGACGTAAAAACGCATACTTATATAACTGCAGTGCCTTCGGCTTGCAGAAAGTGAAGAATGTGTATGGGGGCACATTACCTGATAGCCCTGAAAATGGCCGCATCACGCTTATGAGGTTCG GGCGCTGGGACAGCGAGGAGATACCAATAGAAGACGTAGTGCGATGTGCACTAATCATGGATGAAATAGCAGCCATGCAGCCCAGGCTACAGATCCTCGGAGTCACTATTATTGTGGACCTCGAGGGTTTAGGGGTTCGGCATGTTAGTAAGCTGACGAGGACAGTGGCAGGACAGATCGTAGCTTTAATGGGG GTATCCTTCCCAATTCACATCCACGCAGTGCACGTGGTGAACTACAATTGGTTTATCAGCACGTTCTTCAGCCTCTTCAAGCAGTTTATACCAACTGCAGCGTGGGCTCGCCTCCACTTCCACGGTTACGACATGGCCTCCCTCCACAAGCATATAGACCCTGAATATCTCCCCCCAGAATATGGTGGACAGTGCCCACACGTCATAAGTACCGAGGAGTGGTTGCGGAAGatcgatatatttaaagacGATTTCATGGTGCAAGAACTTAGAGAACTGGGGTTTGTGGTTGAAAGTGAAAAAT GCACCAGAAGAGTATGCAGTAGCAAGAGTTGA